One part of the Halopenitus persicus genome encodes these proteins:
- the purN gene encoding phosphoribosylglycinamide formyltransferase, with amino-acid sequence MKIAGLASNRGRNLLHIDDVAPGGAELAVALTNREGAPIVESAAERGIPTEVVVRADGESRADHERRILDRIANYDVDLVCLDGYMRVLTETFIENAPTSINVHPSLLPAFPGTNAHEQVLDAGVRTTGSTVHVVTEAVDAGPILTQEPVPVYEDDDAESLKQRVLYESEFTAYPRVVRWFAEGRVDVDHEAGTASIAGDTGGDFPTRRLVSEDRGERLRYGENPHQEAALYVDDACTEASVVGAPQLNGGTKGMGYNNYNDADAALSLVKEFDEPAAAVIKHTNPAGCATSDTLADAYDRALRTDAKSAFGGIVALNRQCDAETATAITDSFKEVVVAPGYTDAALDVLRESENLRVLDVGPLGEGADRFTETLTEKPLVGGRLVQERDRQSPTVDDLEVVTEREPTDAEIETMLFAWKTLKHVKSNGILFATGTETVGVGMGQVSRVDAVTLAAMKADKDADGKSADGAVMASDAFFPFPDGIDEAAAVGIEAVIQPGGSVNDEDVIEAADDHGMAMAFTGSRSFRHD; translated from the coding sequence ATGAAGATCGCCGGGTTAGCGAGCAACCGCGGGCGGAACCTGCTGCACATCGACGACGTGGCGCCGGGCGGTGCGGAGCTGGCCGTCGCGTTGACCAACCGCGAGGGCGCGCCGATCGTGGAGTCGGCCGCCGAGCGGGGGATCCCGACCGAGGTCGTCGTGCGGGCGGACGGGGAATCGCGAGCCGACCACGAACGGCGCATCCTGGACCGGATCGCGAACTACGACGTCGACCTCGTCTGTCTGGACGGGTATATGCGGGTGCTGACCGAGACGTTCATCGAGAACGCGCCGACGTCGATCAACGTGCATCCGTCGTTGCTGCCGGCCTTCCCCGGAACGAACGCCCACGAGCAGGTACTCGATGCCGGCGTCCGAACGACCGGCAGCACCGTTCACGTGGTCACCGAGGCGGTCGACGCCGGTCCCATCCTCACCCAGGAGCCCGTTCCGGTCTACGAGGACGACGACGCGGAGTCGTTAAAGCAGAGAGTGCTATACGAATCCGAGTTCACGGCCTATCCCCGCGTCGTTCGGTGGTTCGCGGAGGGTCGCGTCGACGTCGACCACGAGGCCGGAACCGCCTCGATCGCGGGCGATACGGGCGGCGACTTCCCGACGCGGCGGCTCGTCTCGGAGGACCGCGGCGAGCGGCTGCGATACGGCGAGAACCCGCATCAGGAGGCTGCGCTGTACGTCGACGACGCCTGTACGGAGGCGTCGGTCGTCGGTGCGCCCCAATTGAACGGGGGAACGAAGGGAATGGGGTACAACAACTACAACGACGCCGACGCCGCGCTCTCGCTCGTCAAGGAGTTCGACGAGCCGGCGGCCGCGGTGATCAAACACACCAACCCGGCCGGCTGTGCGACGAGCGATACCCTCGCGGACGCCTACGATCGTGCGCTCCGAACCGACGCGAAGTCGGCCTTCGGCGGGATCGTCGCGCTCAACCGTCAGTGTGACGCCGAGACCGCCACCGCGATCACCGACTCGTTCAAGGAGGTCGTCGTCGCGCCCGGCTACACCGACGCTGCCCTCGACGTGCTTCGGGAATCGGAGAACCTGCGCGTGCTCGACGTCGGCCCGCTCGGCGAGGGCGCCGACCGATTCACGGAGACGCTGACCGAAAAGCCGCTGGTCGGCGGCCGGCTGGTCCAGGAGCGCGACCGCCAGTCGCCGACCGTCGACGACCTCGAGGTCGTCACCGAGCGCGAGCCGACCGACGCGGAGATCGAGACGATGCTGTTCGCCTGGAAGACGCTCAAGCACGTCAAATCGAACGGGATCCTCTTTGCGACCGGAACCGAGACGGTCGGCGTCGGGATGGGACAGGTCTCCCGGGTCGACGCCGTGACGCTCGCGGCGATGAAGGCCGACAAGGACGCGGACGGGAAGTCCGCCGACGGGGCCGTGATGGCCTCGGACGCGTTCTTCCCGTTCCCGGACGGGATCGACGAGGCGGCCGCGGTCGGGATCGAGGCCGTGATCCAGCCCGGCGGGTCGGTCAACGACGAGGACGTCATCGAGGCGGCCGACGACCACGGAATGGCGATGGCGTTCACCGGATCGCGGAGCTTCCGACACGACTGA